In Juglans regia cultivar Chandler chromosome 13, Walnut 2.0, whole genome shotgun sequence, the DNA window GACCTCTCTGACCACTTACCTCCTCTACGAGATATTCAACATGCCATAGATCTCGTCCCAGGAGCGTCCCTTCCCAACTTGCCTCATTATAGGATGAATCCCACTGAGCATGCTGAGCTCCAAAGACAAGTGGGTGAACTTCTTCACAAAGGCTTTATCCGTGAGAGTTTAAGTCCTTGTGCAGTTCCTGCCCTTTTGACTCCTAAGAAAGATGGttcttggaggatgtgcattgatagtCGTGCCATTAATAGGATCACAGTGAAATATCGATTTCCCATCCCTAGGcttgatgatatgttggatatgATGGTTGGTGCCACAATATTTTCGAAAATTGATTTAAAGAGTGGGTATCACCAAATTAGGATTCGCCAGGGTGATGAGTGGAAGACTGCCTTCAAGACGAAGGACGGCCTTTatgagtggttggtcatgccttttggactaacCAATGCCCCAAGTACTTTTATGAGAGTGATGACACAAGCTCTTCGGCCTTTCATGGGTAAGTTCCTCGTCTACTTTGATGACATTCTCGTTTACAGTAGGACTAAGGAACAACATCTAGATCATCTCACACAGGTTTGTTCCACTCTTCGTGAGACAAATCTGTATGCTAATGTGAAGAAATGTTCTTTCTTCACCGATAGGGTTGTCTTCCTAGGATTCATTGTGTCTTCTACTGGAGTATCTGCTGACCCCACAAAGATTCAGGCCATTGTTGGTTGGCCTGAGCCCAAGACTATACACGATGTCAGGAGTTTTCATGGTCTGGCTACATTTtatcgtcgttttattaaggggtTTAGCACAATCATGGCTCCTATCACGGAGTGCATGAAGAGGGGCGAATTTCAGTGGACATCGGAAGCGGCTAAGGCTTTTAAGTTAGTTAAGAAGCGAATGACGGAAGCCCCTGTCATGCGACTTCCTGATTTCTCCAAAGTTTTTGaggttgagtgtgatgcttcagggGTAGGAATAGGTGGAGTTCTTAGCCAGGAACGCCACCCTGTTGCTTATTTCAGTGAGAAGTTAAATGATGCCAAACAACGGTACTCTACCTATGATAAGGAACTGTACGCGGTTGTGCAAGCTTTGCGCTATTGGCGCCATTATTTGCTACCTCAGGAGTTTGTTCTTTATTCAGATCATGAGGCCCTCCGCTACCTCAATTCCCAGAAAAGATTGAATTCTAGGCATGGCCGTTGGGTTGAGTATTTGCAAGcttattcttttgctttaaaGCATAGGAAGGGCGTTGAGAACCAAGCAGCTGATGCCTTGAGCCGCCGTATCTCCCTCTTGTCTATCATGAATGTCAAGGTCATAGGTTTTGAAAGACTTAAGGAGGAGTATGAGTCTTGTCTTGATTTTAGGGATACTTTTTTCGCTTTGAAAAGCGGGCAGTCGGATACCACTGATGGTTTCCGTTTGGAGGATGGTTATCTTTTTAAGACCAATAAGTTGTGTATCCCCCGGACTTCAGTTAGAGACTTTATAGTTTGGGAAGTTCATGCTGGAGGCTTGGCTGGACATTTTGGACGTGATAAGACCATAGAAGAGATTGAACGTCAATTCTATTGGCCTAGCTTGAAGAGAGATGTGGCTAAGATAGTTAGCACCTGTAACACTTGTCAATTAGCCAAACAAAAGCGACAAAATACTGGTCTCTACACACCCCTTCCTGTCCCTAGTTGTCCTTGGCAAGACGttagtatggattttgtgttggGACTTCCACGCACTCTGAAGAAgtatgattctatttttgttgtagtggacCGTTTCTCAAAAATGGCTCACTTTATCCCTTGTAGCAAAACTTCAGATGCGTCTAAGGTCGCTAGGTTGTACTTTAACGAGATTGTCAAGTTGTATGGTCTTCCTAAAACCATTGTGTCAGATAGGGATGTTCGCTTCacaagtcatttttggagaaccCTATGGCATATGGTTGGCACTAAATTGAAATTCTCCACTGCTTACCACCCCCAGACAgatggtcaaactgaagttGTCAACCGCAGTCTTGGCAACTTATTAAGATGTCTGGTTCAGGAGAATCTTAggaattgggatttgatcctCCCTACAGCTCAGATTGCATATAACAGTTCGGTGAATCGGTCTATAGGTATGAGTCCCTTTGAAGTTGTTCATGGCTACAAACCTAGGAAGCCCTTAGACCTTATTCCCATGTCTCCTCATGCTCATGTATCTGTGTCAGCTGAGGCTtttgttcaacatcttcatgacttgcatattgagatcaataaacaacttgaggctagtaatgcatcatataaactgCAAGCTGATTTGCATAAACGACATGTTGAATTTAAAGTTGGGGATTATGTTATGATTCGAATTAGACCGGAACGGCGTCCACCTGGATCCGCTTCCAAATTGCAAGCACGTAGTGctggtccttttaaaattttaaagcgtgttggtccaaatgcatacattattgatcttccatcacattttggttaccaccctactttcaatgttgaggACTTAGTTGCTTATAAAGGCCACTTCAATCCCTCCAGTGATCCTTTTCTACCTCCATCTGTGAGCCTTAATCCTGAACCTTTTGTAACTCCTAATCCACTACCATCCATCAcagcacacaaagataaaatCGATACTATTCTAGATGAACAGATTGtgttgaccaatgatggagaggttcaACGTTTCCTTGTTCGTTGGGTCGATCGACCAGATTCTGACTGTACATGGATTCCCAGAGAGACACTACAGCAGCTTGATCCAGATTTATTAGAGCTTTATCGGGGCCAGCAGGATCTTCCTTTGCCTGGGTCACCAGCCGCCTGTTCTAGAGAAGTGGGCAGAGACACCAGATTCAGACCTCCACTCACACGTGTTTATGGCCGTCGGAAGAAGCGTGCTCAACCACTTAGTTTATGGTTGGGTGATTGATTGCAGCCTTAGTGTGACTCATCAACTTGGCAGAATCAAGCTTTTCCACCCCGGGagagttgatgaggacatctccttctattattgttttagttattttattaatgttttgtctatttttatttagggttgtattgccctactaattaaagacattttctatttttgtcattttattaatgtgttagttatttcatttagggtttgtgttgccctactacttaaagacttttgaaggaattttgtagtcagttgattttgaatgcaaaacGGATGCGCTAGCCGCCCCCTTCCAGTCCCGagtgtcttcttcttctctctccctcctctctcgttcttttctcttctctattttcttaatattctgCTCTACCTCTTATCTCATTTCTATCCTACATCACCGATCCTGCTCTTACGCTGGCTAGATGACACTACTACACTTTAAACTTGCACAATCAATATGAAACTGAAAACTTTGTGTGGCAAAGCATCCTATGTATGTGCCTTGAATCAttcaggaaaaaagaaaagaaaagaaaaatataagcagGTTGAGGTAAATTTTTTGTGTTCAGTTAACCCAGTTTCTTGTCACAAGTACAGTACGAGATCCTTATGTTTTGAAACACGAAAATATGCCAAGAggaatgttttttctttcaaaagtagTTTGAACTTCATGCAATCAACCACACACTATTATATTTCTCAGTTCTTTTGTGCAAAAATCACATTATCTTTTTGGCCCCATGAGTCCTTGAGGAGGATCTCAGTTCCTCCCACCTGTCCATTATGCAAGAATTTGATGGATGGACAGTATGTTGTTTCAACTTGATGAGCTGTATTTCCTGGGTGATCCTTTTTGCTTGGCGTTACTCAACCTTGTGTTGTATGCTCAAATTAAAATAAGCAGGGTTCAGGCTGTTTCCCATTCAAGTTTTATTTCTATATGATCAATTTACATTATGGGTCTGCAAAGTTTCTGCATGCTCTTCTTTAATCTTTTTTGGTGGTTGCTGTAAATACATTGACTCTGACTCGTATTGCTATAATTAGCCACTGTGTTGTGTTGTAAGATATACTCCctttatgaatgcatgcatacgGAGATGTGGTTGGCCACATTTGTTTGGATCTCGCCCAGGCCGAAGTGGGTAAAATGAAGCAATTTTTTGTTTGACCTACTTGCAGAAAGAAGTAAAATCAGTTCTAATAGAAGTTTTTAGTGATCATCCAACATTcattatttgaaatttcattcattttattttaagctcCAATATGGTGATATGTTTTGCATATGAGAATCAGACAGTCGCCAATATATGCACATAACCATATATTGTTTCATGTTACAGTTCATGAGAGACTGCTTCGAACATGTGAAGACTTCGTTTGGCCAGTTGATCCCACCTTTCATGGTCGCTTCATCATTGATGTTGAGTTTCTGGACCTGAAGATCTGCCCTCTGAATGTGAGTAACTTACCGTAGTCTTGTCTGAGCTAACTATGATGTTGGCATGTAAGAGGGATTTTAGTGACTGTTTTTTTTCTCCGCTCTCTTGGAGCTCTTTTTTATCATGGATTCATTCCAATGCATCTAGTATAATTTCTCTAGTCAGATTTACTTTCTTCCAGTCCGGTTCTTCTATGGCCAGGTGACTTTTAGCAatgaaatttttctttataaagaCACAAGAAATCAAGCATTAAAACAAACTCAAGGTGTCTCTTAGTTTCTTTAAACCTTGCTACTTGCTTCATTATCATTCTTTTCATTCTTAAACTCAGGGTGGAGACGCTTGTTCCATTTGGCCCGGTGATGGGGTGATGCAGTCTGTGTCAGCCCAGAGTTCTCTTCAGTGCCTCTCTCGTATGCTTGATGAGGCCATCCTTTCTGATCTCACCATAAACACTGCTGAGGGCACTTTGAGAGCTCACAAGGCAATTTTGTCTGCAAGTTCTCCCGTGTTTCAAAGCATGTTCCATCATGACCTCAAGGAAAAAGAGTCTTCTTCAATCTACGTACAAGACATGCCACTAGAATCTTGCATGGCCCTTCTTAGTTACTTGTATGGAACCATAAAACAAGAGGATTTCTGGAAGCACCGACTGGCTCTTCTCGGGGCAGCCAACAAATATGACATTGCTAACCTCAAAGATGCTTGTGAGGAAAGCCTCTTGGAAGACATTAACTCTGAAAATGTACTTGAGAGGCTGCAAGAGGCTTGGCTTTACCAGTTGAACAAGTTGAAGAAAGGATGTTTGACGTACTTATTTGATTTTGGCAAGATATACGATGTCAAAGATGAAGTTAAAAACTTTTTCCGTCATGCAGACAGGGAACTGATGTTGGAGATGTTCCAAGAGGTGCTTACAGTTTGGAAGCCTGTATGAAGTAACAATGGAATTGGTCTTCACATACGGACAAACAACATAGTTTCTTGTAAGTTGTATATGCTCTTGCACACATGAGCATGCTAAGGTTTGCATGCAGGAAGTCTATTAGTTTAAACTGTGAAGAATACTTGTATTATGATCTGTGGAACCTTGATCTGGGTATAAAATTCCTGGAATTCCAAATCAATTGAGCAGTGCTTTTAGCTGTGTTTTTTTCCGGAAATCTTACTCATCTCATGTGCGGTCTTAGATAAGAATACGAGTTCCATCTCCACCGCTGTTCCTGTGGCAAGAATATGAGTTCTTTTTGTTGGAGACATCTTTGAGAGATGAAATTATTGGTAGAAGAACCTTGACTACTAAAATGTTGTTGTTTCTGAGTGGCAAGCATTTCTTGCATTTGCTACAGCCTCCTtagtttttcaattattttcctGGGGTGTGATGGTCAGAGGTTACGGATAGGGGTGTTCACCAACTTTCTTAGACAATTTGAACCATCTGGATAAGTATCACAAATTCACAACCAGAAAGCAATGGCTAATGCATATGCTCAGTAGATTGAATGTGACCAAGCACGGCCAGCACGGGTGTGGCAGGATAAGGACTCGTGGTAAAATTCATGGTTCGATTCGGTACAGCATGGACTATAGAATATGAAATATGGCTATACAATATTCACAAAAACAATATGCTTTCAACACTAAACTGGCATAATAACACTTGGGTCTTTCTCTCCCAATGCAGCAATCAATTTAGCTGAAGAAAATAAACCATTTGGTTGTCCCTGATTAAGCAGACGCTGCATCAAGCTTTGCCAATAACTCTTAATTGACAATGGCTTTAAGTGCAGGAATgccataaaatatttcaaatcaaataaGCCATTCAGAATGGGCATTCCTGTAACAACCCATCTTTGCTTAGCCATCAATCAAACCAGGGATGGCCTCACTCTATTGAGCATTCACCTTCATTATACGTCTTTAAGcaaactttattatatataagggaGACTAATGTTGGCTCTCTATGTGGAGTTTGATCATGTCTATGAGCGGTTCAGTTTGATGATTCGATTCAATAAggatttgttgtgttttttttttaataaattttcaatgagGTTTCGGCTCTTAATCCGCTCTAACATATTATGTTAAATACTTATACGACTGTCGAACTTTATCTTTAAttatcatctaaataaaatcatctgcaGCTTTTGGACATAAGTATATTACGTAAATCTTGTATCGTGTATAATTGATTCCACTACCATAATTTAAGATTGTTAGCACTAACTCCAGAACTTTTGGTAATATATAATTCACATCAATGCCCCCTCAGTGTTAACATAATAACACAATGACACATGAGCTTGCTCATACGATAGATCTTAATGTATCTTAAAAACGATAAAGGACAGATCTTgggataatatatatttatgagcaGTACTACCCATAAATTTCACACTCTGCACACCTATTcaaaaacatatcattttacGGTTTTGtcctattttacttacaaatatgtctgaaatcatttttattatgtggataaaaagataaaatcacattttaagtgtgcagggtgtgagacttatgtctagaatttttctatatctatatattaaataatgatacgcctataacttttttataactatcttattagttactattcattttaaatcaattaatgtcGTTGtgccacttcattaaaaattatttcaattttatataaatatctttttttttttaaatagaattgtaaaataattgtaaagtaTTTGTAGATTAATCATTTTGCTTATTCTAAACGAATGCTTAATTCACAAGTGTAgaatatgtaattatatataagtagatattaaaataattatataattaattacgttttataaaaaataaaaataaataataaaataaaataaaatgttttttttcacCTCCTGGTCGAGCAGAGCCAGAGGCCCAGAACCCCTCCGAAACCTCCAGATAACCGAACGAACCGCCTGTCTAAGCCCTTTCCATATAAATGAACTGAACCTTTCGGACGAAGAAGGAAAGGAGAGGGAGAAGGGAACGAGgaaatgtttttcttctttgtggGAGGAGTAGAGCAGCAAGTGCGGCAGGTGCTGAAATATGGGGCCGGAAAGTGCATAGCTTGCCGCTCACCGGCCGATCTGGTGGAGTACGAGAAAGTCCTGAAGCTGTTCTTCGTTCCCGTCTGGCGGTGGCGTGGGAAAGAGCCCCTCATGCACTGCAACAATTGCAACCTTTTCTTCCCTCCCTCCTACTCCCTGCCGCCGTCGCCAGCCAATTCGGCCCTCCCCGACGTCTTGAGGTGCCGTTTCTGTAAAAGGCCGGTGGAGCCCGAGTTCAGTTTTTGCCCCTTTTGTGGATCTGCTCTGTGAGCGTCCCCTGTTATTTTGTTCGTTCGTTACCAATAGCTTACTGTGAAATGGGTGTGGGTATAGGTGACGATTAGAGTTTGGagcgtttagggttttggtggGAGTTGTAAATTTGTATAATGGATTGTAGAAAATGTCATCCTTTTAGGATGTGATCAAAATTAATAGGATTGGGTTCTGTTTAATCTCTTTAGTCTATGAAACTTTCGATCTGTTtggtaatataatattagatcgAAATTTGAATTTACAAGCCTATGCAgataatgaatttttatttcgAGCAACCAATGCactatctgaaaaaaaaaaaaaatgacacttCATGTTACTCTCTAAGACCAGAAATCAATCTTCATCCCTTTATTAAGTGGTGAAttacatgaaaaacaaaaacaaaaacaaaattcatttgACTGTacacaaaaacaagaaaatcagtGTACAGTTTCTTTATAGTTTACAGGGGTTTGTAAGTGAAGACCCGTTTGTCCTCTGCCTCTGATCATTGACAATTTCTGCCATGGGGATTTATTTGAGAGAGCAAAAGGTGTTCGAAACTGCACAATACTGTCAGCTCTTCAGTGCTCGTTTTTGAAACTCTGTACTGAGATTTCAGTTAAATCTTCTGGCCGAGTTCAATAGTGGGAATCAACAGTAGTTAAATCCATCATCAAAACTGATTCTACATTGGTTTGTCGAATGGTAGTTGCTTAGCTCCTTGCTCCACAGCTCCTCTCCATAGCCTGTACCTTACCCCGAGCTTGTCGTAGGATACCGGCCAATTCCAGACGTTTGCACCGTTGATCATGCGCTCTTGCTGGCCAAGTACAAGCCGCAGATCCTCATTCAAGACCTGTCTCAATTGAACATCAAGAATGTTTGGACAGAAATGTCAGAAGAGAATAACTGGGTATGGAATTGTCATCTGTTCTACCTCCAAAGTCTATACCAAGAAAGCtgaaatttttcatcttttgaatCCCCACTCCACTTTTCCCGCAACCCATAAAGAAAGAGTGAATTTTTCTCTTACCTGTTCCGCGAAATGCCTCCACAGATAGTGCATGAAAGGAATGTGCCTAAGCAGGGGAGCAAAATCCAGTGACATTCTGTATAGTAATCTTGTTTTCTGCCTGGATGAAGGTAAGCACACATGAAGTTGGTGAAGGTGCGTAGGACACTGCTTGGTACTCTGTCCTCCCAGTTTCCCTGGCTTTGAGATCCCTATGGTTGATAGCACCATACAAGGTGGCCGGAATTCCATATCTATCGGATAAGGGTCCCAGTATCCTTGGAGGCCAGATGCAGGTGTCAAGAATTTCACCAAGCTGAAATTATAAAGCAAGTTTTGCCACGAGTAAGTTTTGATTGTACTCTTTTGTTAAGATAGATACTGAATTTGCTTTGCTAACATCAGGACCATTTAGTCTTGACACTAGGCTCACTAGCTACATATTAGAATGATAAAATTCATAAGTAATGCAATGTAAAAATGGGGTAATCTCGAAAATTATCACaggaatcattctccatcaGATTTGctgatttgttttttatgacCTTAGCAAAATTGATTGCATTGAGTAGTAATAAGGGCAACAAACCTGGGAACACTCCATCCCTTGGCGAAGGTAGAAGtgtgggtaaaaggggcatgcGCAAGATCCAAAAGATTATCTAGAAGTAGCCCATGTTCCACCGGAAGCTCCATGACAATCTGTCATATGGAAGGATATAAAAGCAATGAGATGACTCGTGTTCTTTCATACAATCATATAAGCTTAATTCATTGCCGGCAATGGCTTGAAGGATATGAATGTCTGTGTCATACCTCAGCATGGACTTGGAATCCTGGAGGAGGTTCTAAAGAAGGAATGGTGGCTGTTGGAGGGTCATTGCCAGGCCAAATCCAGATCAACCCCTCTTGCTCAAAACATGGCAATGACTTTATCTTCACATCA includes these proteins:
- the LOC108988362 gene encoding BTB/POZ domain-containing protein At1g21780-like, translating into MADSKVEMISRLAQWKIDNFGPCSFKKSDPFKVGIWNWHLSIEKNRYIYIRLYPEPSRVSKEQPPLARFILRVCISGANRKQYTSPIHERLLRTCEDFVWPVDPTFHGRFIIDVEFLDLKICPLNGGDACSIWPGDGVMQSVSAQSSLQCLSRMLDEAILSDLTINTAEGTLRAHKAILSASSPVFQSMFHHDLKEKESSSIYVQDMPLESCMALLSYLYGTIKQEDFWKHRLALLGAANKYDIANLKDACEESLLEDINSENVLERLQEAWLYQLNKLKKGCLTYLFDFGKIYDVKDEVKNFFRHADRELMLEMFQEVLTVWKPV
- the LOC108988338 gene encoding uncharacterized protein LOC108988338, with the translated sequence MFFFFVGGVEQQVRQVLKYGAGKCIACRSPADLVEYEKVLKLFFVPVWRWRGKEPLMHCNNCNLFFPPSYSLPPSPANSALPDVLRCRFCKRPVEPEFSFCPFCGSAL